The Deinococcus sedimenti genome window below encodes:
- a CDS encoding NUDIX hydrolase encodes MARRDLLVAAGILRDRFGRVLLVGNDWQGHGRVRHTLPGGVVEPGETLPEALYREIYEETGLKLTGIKHMAYTVHIEDERRGERAIAVAFEATWDGLLNPADPDGFIVEARFCTVEEALQKIEAPPMREPLSDYLLTGEPGRFYAFKGWDGRGGLRIPALKPRT; translated from the coding sequence ATGGCGCGGCGTGACCTGCTCGTCGCCGCCGGGATCCTCCGCGACCGCTTCGGCCGCGTGCTGCTCGTCGGGAACGACTGGCAGGGCCACGGCCGCGTCCGCCACACCCTGCCGGGCGGCGTCGTCGAACCCGGCGAGACCCTCCCCGAGGCGCTGTACCGCGAGATCTACGAGGAAACCGGCCTGAAACTGACGGGCATCAAGCACATGGCGTACACGGTGCACATCGAGGACGAACGCCGCGGGGAACGCGCCATCGCCGTGGCGTTCGAGGCCACCTGGGACGGCCTCCTGAACCCCGCCGACCCCGATGGGTTCATCGTCGAGGCGCGCTTCTGCACCGTCGAGGAAGCCCTGCAGAAAATCGAGGCGCCCCCCATGCGCGAACCCCTCAGCGACTACCTGCTGACCGGCGAGCCCGGCCGCTTCTACGCCTTCAAAGGCTGGGACGGTCGCGGCGGCCTGCGCATCCCCGCGCTGAAACCCCGCACCTGA
- a CDS encoding response regulator encodes MSALILIVEDEPQLAEVLEAYARQEGYRTERAADGNAALTAYRAASPDLILLDVMLPGRSGLDVLKTVRAEGGTPVILVTARAEETDQIVGLELGADDYVVKPFRPREVMARVKAVLRRATALLDDSDRPLRVGPLEVDRRAVVARVHGETLSLTPAEFRLLSQLAEAPGRAYTREELLAAALPDSDALERVVDAHLASVRRKLDAARAGGLLHTVRGVGYRLEAAG; translated from the coding sequence ATGAGTGCCCTGATCCTGATCGTCGAGGACGAACCGCAACTGGCGGAGGTGCTCGAGGCGTACGCCCGCCAGGAGGGCTACCGCACCGAACGCGCCGCCGACGGGAACGCCGCCCTGACCGCCTACCGGGCCGCCAGTCCGGACCTGATCCTGCTGGACGTGATGTTGCCGGGCCGCAGCGGCCTGGACGTCCTGAAGACCGTCCGCGCCGAGGGCGGCACGCCCGTGATCCTCGTGACCGCCCGCGCCGAGGAGACTGACCAGATCGTCGGGCTGGAACTCGGCGCGGACGACTACGTGGTCAAACCCTTCCGCCCGCGCGAGGTGATGGCGCGCGTGAAGGCCGTGCTGCGCCGCGCGACCGCCCTGCTGGACGATTCGGACCGCCCGCTGCGGGTGGGGCCGCTGGAGGTGGATCGCCGCGCGGTCGTGGCGCGCGTGCACGGCGAGACGCTGAGCCTCACCCCGGCCGAGTTCCGGCTGCTGTCGCAGCTGGCCGAAGCGCCGGGCCGCGCGTACACCCGCGAGGAACTCCTCGCGGCGGCCCTGCCGGACAGTGACGCGCTGGAACGCGTCGTGGACGCGCACCTGGCCAGCGTGCGCCGCAAACTGGACGCCGCGCGGGCCGGGGGGCTGCTGCACACGGTGCGGGGCGTCGGGTACCGCCTGGAGGCCGCCGGATGA
- a CDS encoding sensor histidine kinase: MTPPAGKPQRTQPLAVTLLLAMLLVVGVAVGSTFYFSNLVVKREFERLPSGVREMIREQQAATLRGEVITPTPPLPVVRTGSAADPYLEPFESSPDVGGTIRQGSGNDAVIKAGKRPRNLWVNDGKPPPRSRAQDFLRDVQSSLLQVGLVAAAVSALLAFLISRRVARPVSAVSGAAARLAGGDLSARAPVLGGEREIAALAHSFNDMAENLQALERERQQAVADIAHELRTPIAVIQARLDALEDGVYPLNTEQIALLSTQTQLLTRLVGDLRTLTLADAGRLALDPRPLDLGALGQEVVQALQDRAAALGLTLGVQADAAPTLADRDRVRQITTNLVDNALRHARSRVLVRVETRGEHVILHVEDDGPGIPEGSREAVFTRFTRLDASRSRDTGGSGLGLAIVRALAAAHGGQAALAASRGLGGAHFTVTLPGPLG, encoded by the coding sequence ATGACGCCGCCCGCCGGAAAACCGCAGCGCACGCAGCCGCTGGCGGTGACGCTGCTGCTGGCGATGCTGCTGGTGGTGGGTGTGGCGGTGGGCAGCACGTTCTACTTCTCGAATCTGGTCGTCAAACGCGAATTCGAGCGGCTGCCGAGCGGCGTGCGCGAGATGATCCGCGAGCAGCAGGCGGCAACCCTGCGCGGCGAGGTGATCACGCCTACGCCGCCGCTGCCCGTCGTGCGGACCGGGTCGGCGGCGGACCCGTACCTCGAACCGTTCGAGAGCAGCCCCGACGTGGGCGGAACGATCCGGCAGGGCAGCGGCAACGACGCGGTCATCAAGGCCGGGAAGCGCCCCCGGAACCTGTGGGTCAATGACGGCAAACCGCCGCCCCGCAGCCGCGCGCAGGATTTCCTGCGGGACGTGCAGAGCAGTCTGCTGCAGGTGGGACTGGTGGCGGCGGCCGTGTCGGCGCTGCTGGCGTTCCTGATCTCGCGCCGCGTGGCGCGCCCCGTCTCGGCGGTGTCGGGCGCGGCGGCGCGGCTGGCCGGCGGGGACCTGAGTGCCCGTGCGCCTGTCCTGGGCGGCGAGCGGGAGATCGCGGCGCTGGCGCACTCGTTCAACGACATGGCCGAGAACCTGCAGGCGCTGGAACGCGAGCGGCAGCAGGCAGTCGCGGACATCGCACACGAACTGCGCACGCCGATCGCCGTGATCCAGGCGCGCCTGGACGCGCTGGAGGACGGCGTGTACCCACTGAACACCGAGCAGATCGCGCTGCTGAGCACGCAGACGCAGCTGCTGACGCGACTGGTCGGGGACCTGCGCACCCTGACGCTGGCGGACGCCGGGCGTCTGGCGCTGGACCCGCGCCCGCTGGACCTGGGCGCGCTGGGGCAGGAGGTCGTGCAGGCCCTGCAGGACCGCGCCGCCGCCCTGGGCCTGACGCTGGGCGTGCAGGCAGACGCCGCGCCCACGCTGGCCGACCGGGACCGCGTGCGGCAGATCACCACGAACCTCGTGGACAACGCCCTGCGGCACGCCCGCAGTCGCGTGCTGGTCCGCGTGGAGACGCGCGGCGAGCACGTCATTCTGCACGTCGAGGACGACGGTCCCGGCATCCCCGAGGGCAGCCGCGAGGCGGTCTTCACGCGCTTCACCCGCCTGGACGCCAGCCGCTCCCGCGACACGGGCGGCAGCGGCCTGGGCCTCGCCATCGTGCGCGCCCTGGCCGCCGCGCACGGGGGGCAGGCGGCCCTGGCGGCGTCCAGGGGGCTGGGCGGCGCGCACTTCACGGTGACGCTGCCGGGCCCCCTGGGCTGA
- the prfA gene encoding peptide chain release factor 1 encodes MSRLDELAAEFGKVERALGDPAALADPREYARLTRRHRELLPLVTLLRERDGLEGDLSGARELLTDPDMRELAAGEVQALEARLAEIESDLVVLLLPTDPDDAKDVILELRAGAGGAEAGLFVMDLLRMYTRYAEGAGLKLSVLDASESDLGGASKVVAEVTGDGAFRAFRWERGVHRVQRVPATESQGRIHTSTVTVAVLPEADSEEVQLDLSEVRIDVFRSQGAGGQGVNTTDSAVRAVYRAGTPDEIMVVCQDGRSQIKNREKALQVLAARLAERERIAREERERSDRAAQVGSGDRSEKIRTYNYPQNRVTDHRLEGEGKNHPLDSVIAGALGPVVANLARAQRELQLIQMGEEGQHGAA; translated from the coding sequence ATGAGCCGCCTCGATGAACTCGCGGCGGAATTCGGGAAGGTCGAGCGCGCCCTGGGCGACCCGGCCGCGCTGGCCGACCCGCGCGAGTACGCCCGCCTGACCCGCCGCCACCGCGAACTCCTGCCGCTCGTGACCCTGCTGCGCGAACGCGACGGGCTGGAAGGCGACCTGAGCGGCGCCCGCGAACTCCTCACCGACCCCGACATGCGCGAACTCGCCGCCGGGGAGGTGCAGGCCCTGGAGGCGCGGCTGGCCGAGATCGAATCGGACCTCGTCGTGCTGCTGCTCCCGACCGACCCGGACGACGCGAAGGACGTGATCCTGGAACTGCGCGCCGGGGCGGGTGGTGCCGAGGCCGGACTGTTCGTGATGGACCTCCTGCGCATGTACACCCGCTACGCCGAGGGCGCAGGCCTGAAACTCAGCGTGCTGGACGCCAGCGAGAGCGACCTGGGCGGCGCGAGCAAGGTCGTCGCCGAGGTCACGGGCGACGGCGCCTTCCGCGCGTTCCGGTGGGAGCGCGGCGTGCACCGCGTGCAGCGCGTCCCCGCCACCGAGAGCCAGGGCCGCATCCACACGAGCACCGTCACCGTCGCCGTGCTGCCCGAGGCGGACAGCGAGGAGGTCCAGCTGGACCTGTCCGAGGTCCGCATCGACGTGTTCCGCTCGCAGGGTGCGGGCGGGCAGGGCGTGAACACCACCGACTCCGCCGTGCGCGCCGTGTACCGCGCGGGCACCCCCGACGAGATCATGGTCGTGTGCCAGGACGGGCGCTCGCAGATCAAGAACCGCGAGAAGGCCCTGCAGGTCCTCGCCGCGCGCCTCGCGGAACGCGAGCGGATCGCGCGGGAGGAACGCGAACGCAGCGACCGCGCCGCGCAGGTCGGCAGCGGCGACCGCAGCGAGAAGATCCGCACGTACAACTACCCCCAGAACCGCGTGACCGACCACCGCCTGGAAGGCGAGGGCAAGAACCACCCGCTCGACAGCGTCATCGCGGGCGCGCTGGGGCCGGTCGTGGCGAACCTCGCCCGCGCGCAGCGCGAACTGCAACTGATCCAGATGGGCGAGGAGGGACAACATGGCGCGGCGTGA